In Phlebotomus papatasi isolate M1 chromosome 1, Ppap_2.1, whole genome shotgun sequence, the following proteins share a genomic window:
- the LOC129798283 gene encoding huntingtin-interacting protein K has translation MSQAEEVNGTDEVQDKKQKKAARHDGGVADLERVTDYAEEKEIHTADISNAVNMFGDKRSKEDEEKLAKERELQKVQIKKEDVELIINEMQISRTNAEKTLREHRGDVVAALEALTN, from the exons ATGTCTCAGGCAGAGGAAGTGAATGGGACGGATGAGGTGCAGGATAAGAAACAGAAAAAAGCCGCTCGTCACGATGGCGGGGTGGCTGATCTCGAGAGGGTCACGGATTATGCGGAAGAGAAGGAAATCCACACGGCTGATATTTCCAAT GCTGTGAATATGTTTGGGGACAAGCGGAGCAAGGAGGATGAGGAGAAATTGGCCAAGGAGCGTGAATTGCAGAAGGTGCAAATCAAGAAGGAAGATGTCGAATTGATT ATCAACGAAATGCAAATCTCCCGGACGAATGCCGAGAAGACGCTTAGGGAACACCGAGGGGATGTTGTAGCTGCCCTGGAGGCACTGACCAATTGA